In Candidatus Nitronauta litoralis, one DNA window encodes the following:
- a CDS encoding DUF502 domain-containing protein: MFKKLKNRLRNYFITGLLITLPIAFTIFILNFLFRLLDDSLSPTFTKLLIMAGAPIQEGYRIPGLGVFMTLVVIFLIGVITTNVMGAKLLQLGEKILERIPVVRNVYTGAKQVVTTIATTDTGAFNEVVVVEFPRKGIWSMGFITSQTRGEVQAITEEEVVNVFIPTTPNPTSGFLIFVPKADTTSLSMTVEEGIKMVISCGIVTPPFVKNSALKEGQTVEIDPNMIPQQDVKS; encoded by the coding sequence GTGTTTAAAAAACTGAAAAACCGGTTGCGCAATTATTTCATCACCGGGCTCCTCATCACGTTGCCCATTGCGTTCACTATCTTTATCCTGAATTTTTTATTCCGTCTTCTTGACGATTCACTCTCTCCCACTTTCACCAAACTGCTCATCATGGCGGGCGCTCCTATCCAGGAAGGGTACCGCATTCCCGGGCTGGGCGTTTTCATGACACTGGTCGTCATTTTTCTCATCGGGGTGATCACGACCAACGTGATGGGCGCGAAACTGTTGCAACTTGGAGAAAAAATCCTGGAACGCATCCCCGTCGTTCGCAATGTTTACACTGGCGCAAAACAGGTGGTCACCACCATCGCCACAACCGACACCGGTGCGTTCAATGAGGTGGTAGTGGTCGAGTTCCCCCGCAAAGGCATCTGGTCGATGGGGTTTATCACCAGCCAGACGCGCGGCGAGGTTCAGGCAATCACCGAGGAGGAAGTGGTCAATGTTTTCATCCCGACGACTCCCAACCCCACATCGGGCTTTCTTATTTTTGTTCCCAAGGCTGACACGACTTCGCTTTCCATGACAGTTGAAGAGGGGATCAAAATGGTGATCTCCTGCGGCATCGTTACCCCACCTTTCGTTAAGAATAGTGCCCTAAAAGAAGGGCAGACGGTTGAAATCGACCCCAATATGATCCCCCAACAGGATGTGAAGTCTTGA
- a CDS encoding cytochrome C-554: MFQRILRNRPILIILSAFVCIAFSSASEARKKNPDNYKTKYVGSLKCDGSCHDAYYQAWKNTGHGKSFDLLKPGKRTEAKKKAGLDADKDYTNDPNCLRCHTTGYRQRGGFRPASSKKASFIDPSEPNKEQVGCEMCHTVAGGSEIRKVMKNTRGDFAKADTEKHGQRWDYKNVCKRCHLHPKSPFKPSVDPKYEFNFDERVKNVHKIKDYWTEDNIDQKLENLKDRKKEKGKTEETPLIIEDWKIKQKKKGPKLYLKKSTRPYNKVWNKDRKPFKKKHGKKYKKSKEWKEFLKNREWFKYQEKS; encoded by the coding sequence ATGTTTCAAAGAATTTTGAGAAACCGGCCTATCCTGATTATTCTATCCGCCTTCGTTTGTATTGCCTTCTCCTCAGCGTCGGAGGCCCGCAAAAAGAATCCCGATAATTACAAAACAAAATACGTAGGCTCTCTCAAATGCGACGGAAGTTGTCATGATGCGTATTATCAAGCCTGGAAAAATACAGGTCATGGGAAATCCTTCGACCTTTTAAAGCCAGGGAAACGTACCGAAGCCAAGAAAAAAGCCGGGCTGGACGCTGATAAGGACTACACCAATGATCCTAATTGCCTTCGGTGCCACACGACAGGATACCGTCAACGCGGCGGGTTCCGTCCGGCCTCTTCAAAAAAAGCAAGTTTCATCGACCCCAGTGAGCCCAACAAGGAACAGGTAGGGTGCGAAATGTGTCACACCGTTGCTGGTGGCTCGGAAATTCGCAAAGTGATGAAAAATACACGGGGGGATTTTGCAAAAGCGGATACTGAAAAGCATGGTCAACGCTGGGATTACAAGAATGTTTGCAAACGCTGTCACCTGCACCCCAAATCACCATTTAAACCTTCTGTGGATCCTAAATATGAATTCAATTTTGATGAACGGGTAAAGAATGTCCATAAGATTAAAGACTATTGGACTGAAGACAACATAGACCAGAAACTTGAAAATTTAAAAGATCGAAAAAAAGAGAAGGGCAAAACCGAAGAAACTCCCTTGATCATTGAAGACTGGAAAATCAAACAAAAGAAAAAAGGGCCGAAACTGTATCTGAAAAAATCAACAAGACCCTACAACAAGGTTTGGAATAAGGACCGAAAACCATTTAAAAAGAAACATGGCAAGAAATACAAAAAATCAAAAGAATGGAAAGAGTTCCTGAAAAACAGGGAATGGTTTAAATACCAGGAGAAAAGCTGA